Proteins encoded in a region of the Nicotiana tomentosiformis chromosome 9, ASM39032v3, whole genome shotgun sequence genome:
- the LOC138899249 gene encoding uncharacterized protein — translation MQEKLAAHDSSIKGIETQLAQLSMALNNHPQGTLPADTNINLKEQNPNQLMAVSLRNGRDLYREQKVAQSRRDVVPITPVTLETDESMELTEVVIEHEQVDKDMEKEFEQLPEQVVEKAPNKEKTPSSGKKLTPAPFPQRLAKQKKDDQYRKFMEMLRQIQLNISLMDALREMPGYTKMMKHLMSQKFDFQDLSTITLTQTCSAVVTRPMAQLLSDPGSFTIPYTIGSYAFAKALCDLGANINLMPLAIYTKLGINRARPTSMLLQLADCTVKRPT, via the coding sequence atgcaagaaaagttagccGCACATGATTCGTCTATTAAAGGCATTGAAACTCAATTAGCCCAGTTATCTATGGCCTTGAACAATCACCCACAAGGAACATTGCCTGCAGACACAAACATCAATTTAAAGGAGCAGAACCCAAATCAGCTAATGGCAGTGAGTCTCAGGAATGGAAGGGATTTATACAGAGAGCAAAAAGTTGCTCAATCTAGGAGAGACGTAGTGCCAATTACTCCAGTGACATTAGAGACCGACGAGTCAATGGAGCTTACAGAGGTTGTAATTGAACATGAACAAGTTGACAAAGACATGGAGAAGGAATTTGAACAACTCCCAGAACAGGTAGTGGAAAAGGCTCCTAATAAAGAAAAGACACCAAGCAGTGGGAAAAAGCTAACTCCTGCACCATTCCCTCAACGGTTGGCaaagcaaaagaaagatgatcaatacaggaaattcatggaaatgcttagacaaattcaattaaatatttcgctgatggatgctttgagggaaatgccaGGCTATACAAAAATGATGAAGCATTTGATGTCTCAAAAATTTGACTTCCAGGACCTGTCTACTATAACTCTAACTCAAACTTGCAGCGCGGTAGTGACAAGACCTATGGCTCAATTATTATCTGATCCCGGTAGTTTCACTATCCCATACACAATTGGaagttatgcttttgctaaagcgtTGTGTGACTTAGGAGCCAATATCAACTTGATGCCTTTGGCAATCTACACAAAATTAGGCATTAATAGAGCTAGACCGACCTCAATGTTGTTGCAACTGGCTGATTGCACAGTCAAAAGGCCGACATGA